A portion of the Thermomicrobiales bacterium genome contains these proteins:
- the mutM gene encoding bifunctional DNA-formamidopyrimidine glycosylase/DNA-(apurinic or apyrimidinic site) lyase: MPELPEVETVRRTMHDRVVGARVVDVAFRDFPGVVGELAPETFSSLVRGNRFERIDRRGKHLWLGFEGGAGLFVHLMMTGQLLLVDPGESLVRFEHLRIELDNGWALAYADQRKFGRVRFLSDEQWLAIEERIGPEPLDDEFTDEVLFELTRNRRTPIKAFLLDQRRVAGIGNIYADEALYRARLHPARETGSLSQSETAALRLAVRAVLSEGLERKGTTLSDYRDANGDAGTNAANLRVYGRGGTGICEICGSQLTRLVVAQRGTTICPVCQPLD, encoded by the coding sequence ATGCCTGAACTTCCTGAGGTAGAGACCGTCCGCCGGACCATGCACGACCGCGTTGTCGGCGCGCGCGTTGTCGATGTCGCATTTCGTGATTTTCCCGGAGTCGTTGGCGAGCTTGCCCCCGAGACCTTCAGTTCGCTCGTGCGCGGGAACCGTTTCGAACGAATCGACCGGCGGGGCAAGCATCTCTGGTTGGGATTCGAGGGTGGCGCAGGGCTCTTCGTCCACCTGATGATGACTGGCCAGCTCCTGCTGGTCGATCCCGGCGAATCCCTCGTGCGGTTCGAGCATCTCCGGATCGAGTTGGACAACGGTTGGGCGCTCGCCTATGCCGATCAGCGCAAGTTCGGCAGGGTACGCTTTCTCAGCGATGAACAGTGGTTGGCGATCGAAGAGCGAATTGGGCCGGAACCGCTCGACGACGAGTTTACGGACGAGGTGCTTTTCGAGCTGACCCGCAACCGGCGCACACCGATCAAGGCATTCCTGCTCGATCAGCGGCGAGTTGCGGGAATCGGAAACATCTATGCCGACGAGGCGCTCTATCGAGCCCGTCTTCACCCGGCGAGGGAAACCGGGTCGCTCTCGCAAAGTGAGACGGCTGCATTGCGCCTCGCAGTCCGTGCGGTACTGTCGGAAGGGCTGGAGCGAAAAGGGACCACGCTATCGGACTATCGAGACGCAAATGGCGACGCTGGAACCAACGCCGCCAATCTGCGAGTTTATGGACGCGGGGGCACCGGAATCTGCGAGATCTGTGGCTCGCAGCTCACGCGCCTGGTCGTCGCCCAACGGGGAACCACCATCTGCCCGGTCTGCCAGCCATTGGACTGA
- the rpsD gene encoding 30S ribosomal protein S4: MNFTGAKVKKSRALGVALTPKAERIMKKRPNPPGSAGNNRRRRKSDFGVQLLEKQRLRFQYNVGEKYLQRMFQRAARMPGATGENLIQLLESRMDAVVLRAGLAPTIYAARQYVTHGHFTVNGEKATIPSQRLKPGDVISVKPRSQSMVMFNEGRSQGSSVPYVDADLGSYQARFAYLPTREEVPIKCEEHLVVEYYNR; encoded by the coding sequence GTGAATTTCACCGGAGCGAAAGTCAAGAAATCGCGAGCGCTCGGAGTCGCCTTGACCCCCAAGGCAGAGCGCATCATGAAGAAGCGACCGAATCCACCTGGTTCTGCCGGAAACAATCGCCGCCGCCGCAAGTCCGATTTCGGCGTGCAACTGCTGGAAAAACAGCGGCTGCGATTTCAGTACAACGTTGGGGAGAAGTACCTTCAGCGCATGTTCCAGCGGGCCGCTCGCATGCCGGGGGCGACCGGCGAAAACCTCATTCAGTTGCTCGAGAGCCGCATGGATGCGGTGGTGCTTCGCGCCGGGTTGGCTCCAACCATCTACGCCGCCCGCCAGTACGTCACCCACGGGCATTTCACGGTCAATGGTGAAAAAGCGACCATTCCGTCGCAGCGGCTCAAGCCAGGGGATGTGATTTCGGTCAAGCCGCGCAGCCAGTCGATGGTGATGTTCAATGAGGGCCGGTCACAAGGCTCGAGCGTCCCATATGTCGACGCCGATCTCGGCTCGTATCAGGCACGGTTCGCGTACCTTCCGACTCGGGAAGAAGTGCCCATCAAGTGCGAGGAGCATCTGGTGGTCGAGTACTACAACCGGTAG
- a CDS encoding right-handed parallel beta-helix repeat-containing protein, translating into MDHRQRRLVAAAVLALSLIVVIYLVFFAPSETRISTPTPDTSTQESSGPIWTMLPSTPESDDKRTAEALAVQQEEATPASEDEQGESPSRQMAEMPLWMGRVASNPENAVCPGPATRTVSVANASELTQALASAVAGDQIELAPGVYQGNFELAASGESSKRIWICGPRDAVIDSGGIREGYGLHITGSYAGVWGITISNAQKGIVVDGGDFVQVDNVEVHTIGDEAIHFRGNATDGVVQDSLIHYTGLRREKFGEGIYVGSAVSNWGEITEGEPDKSDRVAIRRNRIWDTTAESIDLKEGTSNGVVEYNSFDGSGLTEADSWVDVKGNGYRIVGNVGTTSPEDGFQTHNIDDMGWGRENQFVSNTAQVSGEGYGFYIHDADKTANVVSCSNMVTNAGAGFSNIACSDPA; encoded by the coding sequence GTGGATCATCGACAACGCCGGCTCGTCGCCGCGGCGGTTCTGGCGCTCTCGCTGATCGTCGTCATCTACCTCGTGTTCTTTGCTCCTTCTGAGACACGAATATCGACTCCCACACCAGATACATCGACACAGGAGAGCTCGGGTCCCATTTGGACCATGCTACCGAGCACACCGGAAAGCGATGACAAACGGACAGCCGAGGCGCTCGCGGTGCAGCAGGAGGAGGCGACACCCGCCAGCGAGGACGAACAAGGGGAGTCGCCGTCTCGCCAAATGGCGGAGATGCCTCTCTGGATGGGCCGGGTCGCCTCGAATCCCGAAAACGCTGTCTGTCCAGGACCCGCGACGCGCACCGTTTCGGTTGCGAATGCGAGCGAACTCACACAAGCGCTGGCGAGCGCGGTTGCAGGCGACCAGATCGAGCTTGCTCCGGGCGTTTATCAGGGCAATTTCGAACTTGCCGCGTCCGGAGAGTCGAGCAAACGCATCTGGATCTGCGGACCACGCGATGCGGTCATCGATTCTGGTGGCATTCGCGAGGGATATGGATTGCATATAACCGGCAGCTATGCGGGTGTTTGGGGAATCACGATCTCGAACGCACAGAAGGGTATCGTGGTCGACGGCGGAGACTTTGTGCAGGTCGACAATGTCGAGGTGCACACCATCGGTGACGAGGCAATTCACTTCCGCGGCAATGCCACGGACGGTGTGGTGCAGGACTCCCTGATTCACTACACAGGGCTCCGGCGTGAGAAGTTCGGAGAGGGCATCTACGTCGGTAGCGCGGTTTCGAACTGGGGTGAGATCACCGAAGGCGAGCCCGACAAGAGCGACCGTGTTGCGATTCGCCGGAACAGGATTTGGGACACCACGGCCGAGTCGATCGACCTGAAAGAAGGAACGTCGAACGGGGTCGTCGAATACAACTCGTTCGATGGTTCGGGCCTGACAGAGGCGGACTCCTGGGTCGATGTCAAGGGCAACGGGTATCGGATCGTCGGCAATGTCGGAACGACTTCGCCCGAGGACGGGTTCCAGACGCACAACATCGACGACATGGGGTGGGGACGTGAGAATCAGTTCGTTTCGAATACCGCGCAGGTGTCCGGCGAAGGGTATGGCTTCTACATTCACGACGCCGACAAGACGGCAAACGTCGTCTCGTGCTCCAACATGGTGACCAACGCTGGCGCCGGCTTTTCGAACATCGCGTGCTCGGACCCCGCTTGA
- a CDS encoding ABC transporter ATP-binding protein: MSRLRGQNVTLTYGEDPIVVDTSIEIADGQITTIIGPNGCGKSTLLRGLARIHRPSGGQVVLDGQLIHQLPSREVAKRLGLLAQQASAPEGLTVEDLVRRGRFPHQGFLQTPSAHDEAIVEHALQLAGMTELRKRLVDELSGGQRQRAWIAMALAQETPLLLLDEPTTYLDVAHQLEIMELVLRLNRDEHRTIVMVLHDINEAARVSDQIIAMVDGTVAASGTPDEVITPELLDQLYGVDCAVRRHPGHDYLYIVPAPRTAIDRVALDGGSTGPSIRFDGLGAGYGERRILENVTTQIPPGKITTIIGPNACGKSTLLRCCTCLLKPFCGCSKIENDDVRSMKRKALARRMAYMAQGSMPPSGFLVEDLVAFGRMPHQGFLRQWRKEDERAVEEALAQCDLCHLRYREIDTLSGGQRQRAWFAMAMAQDTPVLMLDEPTTFLDIGAQIELLEMAVELNRTQNRTIALVLHDMNLAARYSDWIIAMKDGDVVAAGTPSDVITQELLAQVFDVEATIVVDPDTNAPFVLIDRKVAA, encoded by the coding sequence GTGAGCCGGCTTCGAGGTCAAAACGTCACACTCACCTACGGCGAGGACCCCATCGTGGTCGACACCTCCATCGAAATCGCCGATGGTCAGATCACCACGATCATTGGGCCAAACGGATGCGGCAAGTCGACCTTGCTGCGTGGGCTTGCGCGGATTCACCGCCCGTCGGGCGGCCAGGTGGTGCTCGATGGACAACTCATTCACCAGCTGCCAAGCCGTGAAGTGGCCAAGCGGCTGGGACTACTCGCCCAGCAAGCGTCGGCTCCCGAGGGTCTGACGGTCGAGGATCTCGTTCGGCGCGGACGGTTCCCGCACCAGGGATTCCTGCAGACACCCAGCGCCCACGACGAAGCCATTGTCGAGCATGCGCTCCAACTTGCCGGTATGACCGAGTTGCGCAAGCGCCTGGTGGATGAGCTCTCGGGCGGTCAACGCCAACGGGCCTGGATCGCCATGGCGCTGGCGCAGGAAACGCCCTTGCTCCTGCTCGACGAGCCAACGACCTATCTCGATGTCGCGCATCAGCTCGAAATCATGGAACTGGTGCTTCGGCTCAACCGGGATGAGCACCGCACCATCGTCATGGTGCTGCACGACATCAACGAAGCGGCGCGCGTCAGCGACCAAATCATCGCCATGGTCGATGGAACAGTTGCTGCCAGCGGGACGCCCGACGAGGTCATCACCCCTGAACTGCTCGACCAGCTCTATGGTGTGGATTGCGCCGTTCGGCGGCATCCAGGTCATGACTATCTCTACATCGTGCCCGCGCCACGTACCGCTATCGACCGGGTAGCGCTCGACGGGGGCTCGACGGGTCCGTCGATTCGGTTCGACGGGCTCGGCGCAGGGTACGGCGAACGGAGAATTCTGGAGAACGTCACGACGCAGATTCCTCCCGGAAAGATCACGACGATCATCGGTCCCAATGCATGTGGGAAATCGACACTCCTGCGCTGTTGCACCTGCCTACTGAAGCCATTCTGCGGGTGCTCGAAGATCGAGAACGATGACGTGCGGTCCATGAAGCGGAAAGCGCTAGCACGGCGAATGGCCTACATGGCCCAGGGGTCGATGCCACCGTCGGGATTCCTCGTGGAAGACCTGGTGGCGTTTGGACGCATGCCGCACCAGGGGTTCTTGCGCCAGTGGCGCAAGGAGGACGAGCGCGCGGTCGAAGAGGCTCTGGCCCAATGCGATCTTTGTCATCTTCGCTATCGAGAGATCGACACCCTGTCTGGCGGCCAACGGCAACGAGCATGGTTCGCTATGGCGATGGCGCAGGACACGCCTGTGCTCATGCTGGACGAGCCGACCACTTTCCTTGATATCGGGGCGCAAATCGAGTTGCTGGAAATGGCGGTCGAGCTCAACCGAACTCAAAACCGCACCATCGCATTGGTTCTCCATGACATGAACCTGGCTGCCCGTTACTCCGACTGGATCATCGCGATGAAGGACGGCGATGTAGTCGCGGCGGGAACGCCAAGCGATGTGATCACCCAGGAACTGCTCGCGCAGGTCTTCGATGTCGAGGCCACCATCGTGGTCGACCCGGACACGAACGCGCCATTCGTTCTGATCGACCGCAAGGTTGCAGCGTAG
- a CDS encoding iron chelate uptake ABC transporter family permease subunit gives MATMEFTPSTSRTGHRVVRRGGIAVRVNLKVLLYTVVMLGLLGLLFIWAMTLGSFHIPFADVAAAVAGHGTDDQLLVVRELRLPRVLTAALVGASLAVSGAIFQGLVRNPLVSPDIIGVNAGATVVAVFWIVSGLAYRLMPLAAFVGASVAAAAVYLLTWKKGIAPNRLILVGIGVGEFLFAFNQYLLVKYPLEQVRPAIVWSIGSIYGSNWFDVKVLTGTLAVCLPLAVLLAWPLRAMQLGDDVVRGLGLQLERTRLGLIVIGCALAGAAVALAGPIAFVALMVPHFARMLAGPLSGSMILFTAVVGAFFVLMVDVIGQHFLPVSLPVGALTAAFGAPYFLFLLYRSNTRL, from the coding sequence ATGGCGACGATGGAGTTCACACCGTCTACCAGCCGAACTGGCCACCGGGTTGTCCGGCGAGGCGGGATCGCAGTCCGGGTCAATCTCAAGGTCCTGCTCTACACCGTCGTCATGCTCGGCCTGCTTGGTCTGCTCTTCATCTGGGCGATGACGCTTGGGAGCTTTCATATCCCTTTTGCAGACGTAGCCGCGGCCGTTGCCGGACATGGCACCGATGACCAGCTCCTCGTCGTGCGCGAGTTGCGATTGCCACGTGTGCTGACCGCGGCGCTCGTCGGCGCATCGCTCGCAGTCTCGGGGGCGATCTTTCAGGGATTGGTGCGCAATCCGCTGGTTTCACCGGACATCATCGGCGTCAATGCGGGTGCAACGGTGGTTGCGGTCTTCTGGATCGTGTCCGGGTTGGCATATCGATTGATGCCTTTGGCGGCATTCGTCGGCGCCTCGGTGGCGGCGGCGGCGGTTTACCTCCTGACATGGAAGAAAGGAATTGCCCCGAATCGCTTGATCCTGGTCGGCATCGGAGTTGGCGAGTTTCTGTTCGCGTTCAACCAGTATTTGCTGGTCAAGTACCCGCTCGAACAGGTTCGGCCGGCCATCGTCTGGTCGATCGGATCGATCTATGGCAGCAACTGGTTCGATGTGAAAGTCCTGACCGGCACACTGGCTGTCTGCTTGCCACTGGCGGTGCTGCTCGCCTGGCCATTGCGCGCGATGCAGCTGGGAGACGATGTGGTGCGCGGACTCGGTCTGCAACTGGAGCGAACCAGGCTCGGGCTGATCGTAATCGGCTGCGCGCTCGCTGGCGCGGCGGTGGCGCTCGCTGGACCGATTGCGTTCGTCGCGCTGATGGTTCCGCACTTCGCGCGCATGCTTGCTGGGCCGTTGAGCGGATCGATGATTCTGTTTACGGCGGTTGTCGGTGCGTTCTTCGTCCTGATGGTCGATGTCATCGGCCAGCATTTCTTGCCTGTTTCGCTTCCGGTCGGCGCGTTGACGGCCGCGTTCGGGGCGCCCTATTTCCTCTTCTTGCTGTATCGATCGAATACGAGGTTGTGA
- a CDS encoding iron ABC transporter permease, giving the protein MATPAHAAGTLTGQPGREQRSLLPLGLVALIGVLMVVGLLSLRVGSLSITTADAWNALFHYNPENYAELVVRSLRVPRTCYAIVLGAGLGLSGTIAQAITRNPLADPSILGVSSGATLAVVIAVYFFDLTAPYQYVWFAFAGALLASLLVFAMASAGRAGATPTKVALAGIVISAMLASWTSALLLLDRETMDTVRFWMAGSVAGRDLDTLIWLAPFILGGSIVGLFLGHQLNVLSLGDETARALGMRTGMLRLIALVLVVVITGAAVAAAGPIAFVGLATPHLVRSVIGPDYRWVLPYSMVVGAILLTSADVIGRVVARPSEVQVGIITAIIGAPVLIGLARRRTLAS; this is encoded by the coding sequence ATGGCAACTCCCGCGCACGCCGCCGGAACACTCACTGGACAACCTGGCCGTGAGCAGCGTTCATTGCTGCCGCTGGGTCTTGTCGCGTTGATTGGCGTCCTGATGGTCGTCGGGCTGCTTAGCCTGCGCGTCGGCTCGCTCAGCATCACGACGGCAGACGCCTGGAACGCCCTTTTCCATTACAACCCGGAGAACTATGCGGAACTGGTGGTGCGCTCGTTGCGCGTGCCGCGCACGTGTTACGCGATCGTACTTGGTGCTGGGTTGGGATTGAGCGGCACCATCGCGCAGGCGATCACACGCAATCCTCTGGCGGACCCGTCCATTCTCGGCGTCTCCAGTGGAGCGACGTTGGCGGTGGTCATTGCGGTCTACTTTTTCGATCTCACCGCCCCATATCAGTACGTCTGGTTTGCGTTTGCAGGGGCGTTGTTGGCGTCGTTGCTGGTGTTCGCAATGGCGTCTGCTGGTCGTGCCGGAGCGACGCCCACAAAGGTTGCGCTCGCCGGTATCGTGATCTCCGCCATGCTGGCTTCCTGGACGAGCGCGCTGCTCTTGCTCGATCGCGAGACCATGGACACGGTGCGTTTCTGGATGGCTGGCTCGGTTGCAGGCCGCGACCTCGATACGCTCATCTGGCTGGCGCCGTTCATTCTCGGTGGATCGATCGTCGGGCTCTTCCTTGGGCACCAGTTGAACGTTTTGAGCCTGGGTGATGAAACCGCCCGCGCGCTTGGCATGCGCACCGGGATGCTGCGATTGATTGCGCTCGTGCTGGTGGTCGTTATCACCGGGGCGGCCGTCGCCGCTGCTGGTCCGATCGCCTTTGTGGGACTGGCCACGCCGCATCTGGTGCGATCGGTCATCGGACCGGACTACCGTTGGGTGCTCCCCTACTCGATGGTAGTTGGCGCGATTCTGTTGACCAGCGCCGATGTGATCGGGCGCGTCGTCGCTCGGCCGTCCGAGGTGCAGGTCGGCATCATCACCGCAATCATTGGTGCGCCGGTGCTGATCGGTCTTGCTCGCCGGCGAACCCTGGCGAGCTGA
- a CDS encoding argininosuccinate synthase, whose amino-acid sequence MMEDGVNIWGDGSTYKGNDIERFLYLATGPGEPRAQDLQPWLDSAFIDQPGGRAEICRTTLAEAGFQYRMSAEKAYSTDSNILGATHEAKHLEELSTSITIVDPISGVAFWKPEIVIDYEEVTVTFEEGFPVAIDGAVADQVELITAATPSVDDTDSG is encoded by the coding sequence ATGATGGAGGACGGCGTCAACATCTGGGGTGACGGGAGCACCTACAAAGGTAACGACATCGAGCGGTTCCTTTACCTCGCTACGGGCCCTGGTGAACCCCGCGCTCAGGATCTACAGCCGTGGCTCGATTCGGCCTTCATCGATCAACCTGGCGGCCGCGCGGAGATATGTCGGACTACCCTCGCGGAAGCTGGCTTCCAGTACCGCATGTCCGCCGAAAAGGCCTACTCCACCGATTCGAACATCCTCGGGGCCACGCACGAGGCCAAACACCTCGAGGAGCTCAGCACCAGCATCACGATCGTCGATCCGATCAGCGGGGTCGCGTTCTGGAAGCCGGAGATCGTGATCGACTACGAAGAGGTGACGGTGACGTTCGAGGAGGGGTTTCCGGTCGCGATCGATGGCGCCGTTGCGGATCAGGTCGAGCTGATCACCGCGGCAACGCCATCGGTGGACGACACGGACTCGGGATGA
- a CDS encoding AAA family ATPase, with protein sequence MMRQAQGSNNQAVSFGKSRARLFSSNKPTVTFADVAGVDESKEEARRGRRVPEVSRQVPAAWRATARCPVGRTPGTGKTLLAQWHAVAVKPFFSISGSELVEMFVGVGASRARSFRPGG encoded by the coding sequence ATGATGCGCCAGGCGCAAGGGTCGAACAATCAGGCCGTTTCGTTCGGAAAGAGCAGAGCGCGTCTCTTCAGCAGCAACAAGCCCACCGTTACGTTTGCCGACGTCGCCGGAGTCGATGAATCGAAGGAGGAGGCTCGCCGAGGTCGTCGAGTTCCTGAAGTATCCAGACAAGTTCCAGCCGCTTGGCGCGCGACCGCGCGGTGTCCTGTTGGTCGGACCCCGGGAACCGGCAAGACATTGCTCGCGCAGTGGCACGCTGTGGCGGTAAAGCCGTTCTTCAGCATTTCCGGTTCAGAGCTCGTGGAGATGTTCGTCGGCGTGGGCGCGAGCCGCGCGCGATCTTTTCGACCAGGCGGCTGA
- a CDS encoding tetrahydrofolate dehydrogenase/cyclohydrolase catalytic domain-containing protein, with protein sequence MRKCTGLALHRRGDGLRDAICGLIRPGSMGNAPPCFDSRSGISITAHTSTNIDTLLLRGGDLATTLRSQIRLARMRLLRDGGRPPVLVTLAAEPNASAEAYRTSISRTMKRVEIEHRPVDLPAGCRDADLERALQELSNDPEVAGVLVLMPLPARIDSGNRSLRNNSTR encoded by the coding sequence ATGCGGAAATGCACGGGTCTCGCCCTGCATCGTCGGGGCGATGGCCTCAGGGACGCGATCTGTGGCTTAATTCGTCCTGGTTCGATGGGGAACGCGCCGCCTTGTTTCGACAGCCGGAGCGGGATCTCCATAACCGCCCACACCTCGACCAACATTGACACCCTTCTCCTGCGAGGCGGCGACCTGGCCACAACGCTAAGGAGCCAGATCCGACTTGCTCGCATGAGGCTGCTGCGCGATGGTGGCCGTCCCCCGGTGCTCGTGACGCTGGCGGCGGAACCGAATGCATCGGCTGAGGCGTATCGCACCTCGATCTCCAGGACCATGAAGCGGGTCGAGATCGAGCATCGGCCGGTCGATTTGCCTGCCGGGTGCCGGGATGCCGATCTGGAGCGTGCGCTACAAGAGCTCAGCAATGACCCAGAGGTCGCCGGGGTGCTGGTGCTCATGCCGCTCCCGGCGCGGATCGACAGTGGGAATCGGAGCCTTCGGAACAACTCGACCCGTTGA
- a CDS encoding TatD family hydrolase: MVVVALAEQHPDASYALGMHPNSADRWSNDVATELERLLDATNPVAIGETGLDYYREWVDRSSQKAAFRDQLELARSFSLPVIVHMRGDVESELTEILQAFPTVRVVFHSFDGWRIGQDFALRRGDMFGIGGLMTRSGSADLRETLREIPLDSDALETDAPHLTPRGVKERRNTQQTSRSSRRRWLTCWLYPHRTYR, encoded by the coding sequence ATGGTGGTCGTCGCCCTGGCTGAGCAGCATCCGGACGCTTCCTACGCGCTCGGGATGCATCCGAACTCAGCGGACCGCTGGTCGAACGATGTGGCAACTGAGCTCGAACGCTTGCTCGACGCTACGAATCCAGTCGCGATTGGCGAGACTGGGCTCGACTACTACCGGGAATGGGTCGATCGCTCGTCACAGAAGGCTGCTTTCCGCGATCAACTCGAACTCGCGCGGTCGTTCTCGCTACCGGTGATCGTTCACATGCGGGGCGATGTCGAATCGGAGCTCACCGAGATTCTCCAGGCCTTTCCGACGGTGCGAGTGGTTTTCCATTCATTCGACGGATGGCGCATCGGCCAGGATTTCGCGCTTCGACGGGGCGACATGTTCGGCATCGGCGGACTGATGACCCGCTCCGGTTCAGCGGATTTGCGAGAAACTCTTCGGGAGATACCGCTGGACTCGGATGCCCTGGAAACCGATGCTCCTCATCTGACGCCACGCGGCGTGAAAGAACGGCGCAATACCCAGCAAACATCCCGATCATCGCGCAGGCGTTGGCTGACCTGCTGGCTGTATCCTCATCGAACGTATCGCTGA
- a CDS encoding lyase family protein, with translation MRPAPASTQIIQRDRHAFFLSVLAGIGATIEKVAVEIRHLQRTEVREVEEPFGEGNPGSSAMPHKAQSRMSRNG, from the coding sequence TTGCGACCAGCCCCGGCCTCGACCCAGATCATCCAGCGCGATCGGCATGCGTTCTTCCTCTCGGTGCTGGCTGGAATCGGCGCCACGATCGAAAAGGTCGCGGTCGAAATTCGCCATCTTCAGCGGACAGAGGTCCGCGAGGTGGAAGAACCCTTTGGCGAGGGCAATCCGGGAAGCTCCGCCATGCCGCACAAAGCGCAATCCCGCATGAGTCGGAACGGCTGA
- a CDS encoding AIR synthase-related protein has translation MTTFDATRPLKWTPGQSIYLVGDSAPSLGGSEYLSLRFGEVVGTPPALDLDTESAVQAAVRSAIEQGLTSTAHDLALGGLPVALAKMAVLSGSGAVIDSRAILRRSNRVDEAWFGETASQIIVTCEPASSSSLESVLSNAGVAWTLLGTTGGEALDFGHATIDLSALRAALDRAFDPTDLSGAA, from the coding sequence TTGACGACGTTCGACGCCACGCGACCGCTGAAATGGACGCCAGGCCAGTCGATCTATCTTGTGGGCGACAGCGCTCCGTCCCTTGGCGGCAGCGAATACCTGAGCCTGCGGTTTGGAGAGGTCGTCGGGACTCCACCGGCGCTCGATCTCGACACTGAATCGGCCGTGCAGGCCGCCGTTCGATCAGCCATCGAGCAGGGTTTGACATCCACAGCGCACGACCTTGCCCTCGGCGGGTTGCCAGTGGCGCTCGCGAAGATGGCCGTCCTCTCGGGGAGCGGCGCAGTCATTGACAGTCGCGCCATACTTAGGCGTTCGAACCGCGTCGATGAGGCGTGGTTCGGAGAGACAGCCTCGCAGATCATCGTGACCTGTGAGCCCGCGTCCAGCAGTTCGTTGGAATCCGTGCTCTCGAATGCCGGAGTAGCCTGGACCCTGCTCGGGACCACCGGCGGAGAAGCGCTCGATTTCGGACACGCTACTATCGACCTATCCGCTCTTCGTGCCGCACTCGATCGGGCGTTCGATCCCACGGACCTCTCCGGGGCTGCCTGA